The nucleotide window AGGAAAAAGACGGTGAGAAATATGACGAAGCTATGAGTGTAATTATAGAGATGATGGACATATTGAGGAATGGTCGACTCCGGGGGAGTGCCGTGACTGAAATCGGGCTTCGGCGAGAAGCCGAATGCGGCAGCCACGTACAGGACCCCGAATGAAAAAAGATCAGGGGCCATCCCGATGCCGAATGCCAGTCCGAAACTCGATCGGCTTCTTCGACCGAACGCAATTGAACCCCAGAGACCATGTGATACGAAATCCATAAGATCCTTTCGCAGACGTCCAGCGACGATAGTTTATCACGGGCGCACGGCTGCCCCTATGGCAAGAATTAGGTGGAGATTTTTGCCCAAAAGGCTGTAAACGTTCCAATACGGGAATGCTTAGACGAGGTCGCAGACTGCAACGGCATCGGCCGACCAGTCGGAAGGTCGGAAGAATTGGGCTGCCGAATAATGCTACAACCGCTCCTTATTGGTCTGTCGACATTCCTATCTCAACCACACCACTTCCGTGGGACCGTCCCCCCTCAAAGAGAAGGCAGAACAGTTCCGATCCATTGCTACACTCGGCGCGCAGACCATTACGTAACGATTTCTCTTGCTCGCTGAGTCGACAGAACAGTGGATCGCATGAACAATTCCGGACCGCAACCGGCGCATAACACTTCCGCTGCTTCTGTGAATGGGGTGCCAGCCGACAACGGCTTGATCTGCCTTCTCATCATCGCTCGATTTCATGATCTTCCCGCCGATGGTTCGCAACTGCGGCATCAGTTCGCATGGTCCGGGCAGGTTCTCTCCGATGCCGACCTCCTGCGTGCCGCAAAGCATGTGGGACTCAAGGCCGGCCTACTCAAGACCGCATGGAGCAAACTCCAGAGCACACCGCTGCCTGCCATGGTCAAGCGAATCGATGGCCGCTATGTCGTACTGGCGAAGGTGGAAGAAGAAAAGGCACTCGTCCAGGATCCGGCCGAAGCACGGTCGCTCGTGCTTTCTCGTGAGCAATTCGAAGCGACATGGACCGGGGAACTGTTGCTCTTTACCAAACGAGCCCATGTCCGTCTCCAAGATCTCACGTTCGACTTCACCTGGTTCGTCCCTGCCATCGTCAAATACCGGAAGTTTTTCGGTGAAGTGCTGATCGCGTCGTTCTTTCTTCAGCTCTTTGCCTTGTTGACGCCGCTCTTTACACAAATCGTCATCGATAAAGTACTCGTACACAAGGGGTTCACGACGCTCCATGTGTTGGCGATCGGCATGATCACACTGGCGATCTTCGAAGCGATTGTAGGCGGGCTCCGAACCTACTTGTTTTCGCACACGACGAATCGAATCGATGTTAGTCTCGGGGCCCAACTCTTCCGGCATATCCTGGCGCTTCCGATGTCTTATTTTGAAGCCAGACGCGTCGGCGATACGGTCGCCCGCGTCCGTGAGTTGGAGCAGATCCGCCAATTCTTGACCAGCCATTCCGTGACAGTGGTGCTGGATGTCGTGTTCACCACCGTTTTTCTGACGGTCATGTGGATATACAGTCCTACGCTTTCGCTCGTCGTCATGGTTTCGCTTCCGGTCTATGCGTTGCTATCGATAGCCATTACTCCTGCCATCCGAGCGCGCTTGCATGAAAAGTTCAACCGAGGGGCCGAAAACCAGGCGTTCCTAGTCGAGGCAATCAGCGGGATCCAGACCGTCAAAGCCATGGCGGTCGAACCGCCGCTTGTGCGGAGATGGGAAGAACAACTGGCGGGCTATGTGCGGGCAAGTTTTCGCGCGACGAGCGTGATGATGATAGCCGGTCAATCCGCGACCTGTGTACAAAAGGTGACCACCGTCGCGGTGCTGTGGCTGGGGGCCTATCGTGTAATCGATGGAGATCTGAGTATCGGACAGTTGATCGCATTCAACATGCTGTCGGCACAAGTGACAGGGCCACTTCTACGATTGGTAACCCTCTGGCAAGAATTTCAACAAGTGGGCATCTCTATGCAACGCTTGGGTGATGTGCTTAACGCTCGGCCCGAACCATCCTATAACCCCAATCGAACGACGTTGCCTCAGGTTATGGGGCAGGTACGATTCGAGGAAGTCACGTTTCGGTACCGACCGGATGGGCCGGAAGTCACTCGGAAGATGTCATTTTCCGTGGAGGCGGGGCGCATGATCGGTATCATCGGACGTTCGGGGTCCGGGAAAAGCACCATCGCCAAATTGCTGCAACGTCTCTATGTGCCGGAGCGGGGGCGCATTTTGGTGGATGGAGTGGACTTGGCGCAGGTCGATCCTGCATGGCTGCGCAGGCAAGTGGGAGTCGTGCTGCAGGAGAATGTTTTGTTCAACGGCTCGGTCCGAAGCAACATCGCGCTGACCGATTCCGGGTTGCCGATGGAGCAGGTGATCCGGGCAGCAAAAATGGCTGGGGCCCACGAGTTCATCCTGGAATTGGCGGAGGGCTACGACACGTTGATCGGCGAGCACGGATGTACGCTCTCAGGCGGGCAGCGCCAGCGGATCGCCATTGCGCGGGCGTTGGTCGCGAATCCTCGCATTTTGATTTTCGATGAAGCGACCAGCGCATTGGATTATGAATCCGAAGCGGTGATCCAACGGAACATGGCGCAGATCTGTAAGGAGCGTACGGTCTTCATCATTGCACATCGGCTGAGTACGGTGCAGCATACGCATCGCATCTATGTCGTCGACAAGGGAGAGATCATCGAGGAGGGATCGCATGATGAACTCCTTCGTCGTGATGGCTTCTATGCGCGATTACAGGTGCATCAGATCGGCAAGGGATAGAGGACTCTCAGATGGCCTTCGGAGCGTTCGGCAGACATTGGACGGTGTGGAGGGCGGCGTGGCAAGCAGAATCAAGCCGACCAGGCGGTTCGGCTGGTTCCGACAGACAGGCCATGGAATTTCTACCGGCGGTGTTGGAAATCCAGCAGATTCCCCCATCCCCGATCGGCCGAGCGCTGCTCTGGACCATATTGGCTGTCTTCACTGCGGCAGGGTTGTGGGCCGCCTTCGGGTGGATCGATATTGTGGCTACGGCGCAAGGCAAGATCATTCCCAGCGGCTACTCGAAAATCATCCAGCCGTACGAAGCAGCAGTGATTGCCTCAATCCATGTGCAGGACGGACAGGCAGTGAAGCAGGGCGATGTGTTGATCGAGCTTGATTCGACCCTTAACCGTGCCGACTATGACCGGGCATTCAACGAATATCTCGCGACGAAAGTGGATACGGCCAGATTGCGGGCTCTGATCAAAGGGCAAGCCACTTTCGAGGCACCTACCGATGCGGATGGAGCCTACGTCGGGCTGCAACAACAGTTGCTACGTGACCAACTGGCCGAGTACCACGCCAAGGTTGCTGCGTCTCAGCATCTTGTAGATCAGCGCATGGCAGCGATCGAGCAAACTAGAGAGAATATTCTCCGTTTGGAAGCGACAGTACCCATGGAGGTTGAACGAGCGGAGGTCTACAAAAGGTTGCTCGAACATGAGGCAGTCAGCAAGATGGACTTTCTACAAGCAGAAGAGCATCGGATCGACAAGGTGCAGGAACTCGCCGGCCAAAAGAAGAAACTCCAACAAGATCAGGCCGCGCTCGCCGAGGCGGAAACGCAACATCGGGCTATGATCTTGGAATTTCAGCAGACGAAACAGGCAGAACTGTCGGCTCATGAAACCAAAGCGGCCTCTCTTGGGCAAGAGGTCACGAAGGCTGGTCAAAAGGCTGGTTTGCAGCGACTGACCTCGCCGATCGACGGCGTCGTGCAGCAGTTAGCCGTGCATACCGTCGGTGGCGTCGTCACTCCGGCTCAGCAGTTGCTTATTGTCGTGCCTCAAGACCGTCCGATCGAAGTGGAGGCGCAAGTCAAAAATAAAGATGTGGGGTTTGTGCGGGAAGGACAGTCGGTTGAGATCAAGGTCGAAACATTTCAATTCACCTTGTATGGTACGATCCCCGGCCACGTGCTGACGGTTTCCGACGATGCGGCTCCCGTCGAAAAAGTCGGACTGGTGTACCCAACGAGAGTCACCATGGACCGGTCGACCATCCAAGTGGAAGGTAAACAGGTCAATCTTTCGCCCGGTATGGCGGTGACGGTTGAAATTAAAACCGGTCAGCGCCGGATCATCGAATATCTACTGAGTCCCTTGCTGAAATCCGTGAAAGAAAGCCTGAGGGAGCGGTAA belongs to Nitrospira sp. and includes:
- a CDS encoding type I secretion system permease/ATPase yields the protein MNNSGPQPAHNTSAASVNGVPADNGLICLLIIARFHDLPADGSQLRHQFAWSGQVLSDADLLRAAKHVGLKAGLLKTAWSKLQSTPLPAMVKRIDGRYVVLAKVEEEKALVQDPAEARSLVLSREQFEATWTGELLLFTKRAHVRLQDLTFDFTWFVPAIVKYRKFFGEVLIASFFLQLFALLTPLFTQIVIDKVLVHKGFTTLHVLAIGMITLAIFEAIVGGLRTYLFSHTTNRIDVSLGAQLFRHILALPMSYFEARRVGDTVARVRELEQIRQFLTSHSVTVVLDVVFTTVFLTVMWIYSPTLSLVVMVSLPVYALLSIAITPAIRARLHEKFNRGAENQAFLVEAISGIQTVKAMAVEPPLVRRWEEQLAGYVRASFRATSVMMIAGQSATCVQKVTTVAVLWLGAYRVIDGDLSIGQLIAFNMLSAQVTGPLLRLVTLWQEFQQVGISMQRLGDVLNARPEPSYNPNRTTLPQVMGQVRFEEVTFRYRPDGPEVTRKMSFSVEAGRMIGIIGRSGSGKSTIAKLLQRLYVPERGRILVDGVDLAQVDPAWLRRQVGVVLQENVLFNGSVRSNIALTDSGLPMEQVIRAAKMAGAHEFILELAEGYDTLIGEHGCTLSGGQRQRIAIARALVANPRILIFDEATSALDYESEAVIQRNMAQICKERTVFIIAHRLSTVQHTHRIYVVDKGEIIEEGSHDELLRRDGFYARLQVHQIGKG
- a CDS encoding HlyD family type I secretion periplasmic adaptor subunit, with the protein product MAFGAFGRHWTVWRAAWQAESSRPGGSAGSDRQAMEFLPAVLEIQQIPPSPIGRALLWTILAVFTAAGLWAAFGWIDIVATAQGKIIPSGYSKIIQPYEAAVIASIHVQDGQAVKQGDVLIELDSTLNRADYDRAFNEYLATKVDTARLRALIKGQATFEAPTDADGAYVGLQQQLLRDQLAEYHAKVAASQHLVDQRMAAIEQTRENILRLEATVPMEVERAEVYKRLLEHEAVSKMDFLQAEEHRIDKVQELAGQKKKLQQDQAALAEAETQHRAMILEFQQTKQAELSAHETKAASLGQEVTKAGQKAGLQRLTSPIDGVVQQLAVHTVGGVVTPAQQLLIVVPQDRPIEVEAQVKNKDVGFVREGQSVEIKVETFQFTLYGTIPGHVLTVSDDAAPVEKVGLVYPTRVTMDRSTIQVEGKQVNLSPGMAVTVEIKTGQRRIIEYLLSPLLKSVKESLRER